The following are encoded in a window of Microbacterium sp. LWO13-1.2 genomic DNA:
- a CDS encoding YcaO-like family protein, with translation MPRIDAPPPPTALLSAESLVDAECGIIRSVRAVEHPEGAPHAYLALTASVSDARRLGEWPADRVSLGTSFGDVAQARIAAIGEGVERYCGNWLPADLPPTELRVGTSADLTADGLPCATAEDLPRFSSWQLARPRFPYEPLRADTPTLWSRCVDLDGEPLWLPASLVYLNWRQSRFRSLPRTHHLNYAGIATGAGVDDARDRGVLEIIERDALEVWWHLDGPTFGIDPATVPGLVDDLRGSDLQVWLVAMPSEFAPAVAALVYDEKRGIYAAGFSSALDPERAARKAVLEAVHTWIYTQGCTSADGWVFRAVAEGLMAKGLTLDFRPDADYAAAAGPQFEKVIDLGAHVQVWLDPATHQEARRFRSPSLGIRPLTALRPATMADVYERLRLRGHRVLTRDLTTSDVRRTALRVVRTFITGLVPNAPAAFSYLGMPRFREAAEERGWRSSWTGGPDDFTLVPPPHM, from the coding sequence ATGCCGCGCATTGACGCACCACCGCCACCGACAGCGCTGCTGTCTGCAGAGTCGCTCGTCGACGCCGAATGCGGAATCATCCGTTCGGTGCGCGCCGTGGAGCACCCCGAGGGCGCCCCGCACGCCTATCTCGCGTTGACCGCGTCGGTGTCGGATGCGCGGCGCCTGGGTGAATGGCCGGCCGACCGGGTCTCGCTCGGCACATCATTCGGCGATGTCGCCCAGGCGCGCATCGCCGCCATCGGCGAAGGCGTCGAGCGGTACTGCGGAAACTGGCTTCCCGCCGACCTCCCCCCGACGGAGCTGCGCGTGGGCACCTCGGCCGACCTGACCGCCGACGGTCTGCCCTGCGCGACAGCCGAAGATCTCCCCCGGTTCTCGTCCTGGCAGCTCGCGCGACCGAGGTTTCCTTATGAGCCCCTGCGGGCGGATACACCGACGCTCTGGTCCCGGTGCGTGGATCTCGATGGCGAGCCCCTGTGGCTCCCGGCATCCCTCGTGTACCTGAACTGGCGGCAGTCGAGGTTCCGTTCGCTCCCGCGCACGCACCATCTCAACTACGCCGGCATCGCCACCGGGGCGGGGGTCGACGATGCACGCGACCGGGGTGTGCTCGAGATCATCGAACGCGACGCCCTCGAAGTGTGGTGGCACCTGGACGGCCCCACGTTCGGCATCGATCCGGCGACCGTTCCCGGTCTCGTGGACGACCTCCGCGGAAGTGACCTGCAGGTGTGGCTGGTGGCGATGCCCTCCGAGTTCGCGCCGGCCGTCGCCGCGTTGGTCTACGACGAGAAGAGAGGAATCTACGCTGCGGGGTTCTCGTCGGCTCTCGATCCCGAGCGGGCGGCCCGCAAGGCCGTGCTGGAAGCGGTGCACACCTGGATCTACACACAGGGATGCACGAGCGCCGACGGCTGGGTCTTCCGCGCGGTCGCCGAGGGTCTGATGGCGAAGGGACTCACCCTCGACTTCCGACCGGACGCCGACTACGCCGCAGCCGCCGGGCCGCAGTTCGAGAAGGTCATCGATCTGGGCGCGCACGTGCAGGTCTGGCTCGACCCGGCGACCCATCAGGAGGCGCGCCGATTCCGATCGCCGAGTCTCGGCATCCGTCCACTGACTGCTCTGCGACCGGCGACGATGGCCGACGTCTACGAGCGGCTTCGACTTCGTGGCCATCGAGTCCTGACCCGTGACCTCACCACCTCGGATGTGCGTCGGACCGCTCTGCGCGTCGTGCGCACCTTCATCACCGGGCTCGTCCCCA
- the amiA gene encoding streptamidine family RiPP, whose translation MDKQILSEIEETEQLAHLSATHSNALVENPFD comes from the coding sequence ATGGACAAGCAGATCCTCTCCGAGATCGAAGAGACCGAGCAGCTGGCCCACCTCTCGGCGACGCACTCCAACGCGCTGGTCGAGAACCCCTTCGACTGA
- a CDS encoding CocE/NonD family hydrolase: MTPPRGAHPHHCLAEDGTTLRGWRWDPPSIRGVVLIRTPYGAWRHAEAALAWTRRGFRCIIQDVRGRHSSDGSWNPYLTERRDGCATADAVAAENPGLPLVFSGGSYAAHTALEAAHSGHAQALALQVPALGLAETAWDEQGEPQLWHRIGWWHQHARGPRSLPALSAAELADRVERAATIGAQKAAEEWGWPDGTLAGWRRLWSASRLDLRHEYGSVSVPLMLVRGDDDFFFSDAGLLASAWQGPVHVVDGPWGHRLSAGITDETLRARLKAAGGLGGVLDAWLAKNGLVAGDIADAVIDLPDSRRSRSVFDTDLGDWRHERTP, from the coding sequence GTGACGCCGCCCCGGGGCGCGCACCCCCACCATTGCCTGGCCGAGGACGGCACAACGCTGCGCGGGTGGCGCTGGGATCCGCCCTCGATCCGCGGCGTCGTCCTCATCCGGACGCCCTACGGCGCCTGGCGCCATGCCGAGGCGGCGCTCGCCTGGACTCGTCGAGGTTTCCGCTGCATCATCCAGGACGTCCGCGGCCGGCATTCCTCCGACGGCTCGTGGAACCCCTACCTCACCGAACGACGCGACGGCTGCGCGACGGCGGATGCTGTCGCCGCCGAGAACCCCGGGCTCCCCCTCGTCTTCTCGGGCGGATCGTACGCCGCGCACACCGCCCTCGAAGCAGCGCACTCCGGGCACGCCCAGGCCCTCGCGCTCCAGGTCCCGGCGCTCGGCCTCGCCGAGACCGCGTGGGACGAGCAGGGCGAGCCGCAGCTCTGGCACCGCATCGGCTGGTGGCATCAGCATGCGCGCGGACCGCGCTCCCTGCCCGCACTCTCCGCCGCCGAACTCGCCGACCGGGTCGAACGCGCGGCCACGATCGGCGCGCAGAAGGCCGCCGAGGAATGGGGCTGGCCCGACGGCACTCTCGCCGGATGGCGGCGACTCTGGTCGGCCTCGCGCCTCGATCTGCGCCACGAATACGGCTCTGTCTCTGTTCCTCTGATGCTGGTCCGCGGTGACGACGACTTCTTCTTCTCGGATGCCGGGCTCCTGGCGAGTGCATGGCAAGGACCGGTGCACGTCGTCGATGGGCCATGGGGGCATCGCCTGAGCGCCGGCATCACCGACGAAACGCTCCGCGCTCGGCTGAAGGCGGCCGGCGGGCTCGGCGGTGTTCTCGACGCGTGGCTGGCGAAGAACGGACTCGTCGCCGGCGACATCGCGGATGCCGTCATCGATCTCCCCGACAGTCGACGATCGCGTTCGGTGTTCGACACCGATCTCGGCGACTGGCGCCACGAAAGGACACCATGA